The Microcystis aeruginosa NIES-843 sequence GTCAGGTGTCAAAATTAAAGATTTCTCGGATAGTAGATTCTTACCATAATACGATCTCAAGCTTATGAACCTTTATTTACAGACCATTGCTGTCAATCGCGGTCATCCTGATTGCTGGCTAAATTGTTGCTGTTAGAAAGTCCGTATAGCTCCTTAACCGATTGGCGGGAAAGGACGATAATTGTGAAGACTCCGAGAATTGTACCCAACGGGGTGAACAAGCAGAGGATGCAAGCTATCACAAAAGAAAACCAGTATTTCTTGTGACGGCTGAGAAATCGACCCGAAAAAATCGCAGAAATCGCTAAAGCTTCTCCTAGCAGTACTGTTGTTGCACCTAGAGCGGCGAATAGATATCCAAATGCTTTGGGGGGTAACTCTCCCGACGGCTCCATCGGGAATGATTCAGGGGAGGTAATCATGCTTATTCCTATAAAAAAATGACCCAAGAAAATAAGAGAGAAAAAAGCAATTACTCCTCCCACAATGTAATGAAATATTGACAATAATCTTAGGTGTTTTCGGTCGTTATTTGTGTTCATATAGGTAACTCATAATAGAAATCTACATAATATTATATCGGGGAGCATCTCATTTATCCAAGTGAGTAATTATACTTATCCCTAAAACTGTTTTCTAGCAAGGCTTTCAAAATAGCTTGACATAAAAACCTGATTTAAGGGTTACAAAGGTGAGATGCTCCCATTATATCTTATATCATTATATCGAAGCTGAAAACTTTTCTAGTCAAGGGATTTACTCGAATAGAAATGATTCTAATTCTCCCATAGTTTTTCGATGAAATTGAATTAGTAACGAAAGACATACAGTTCAGCTATCGAACTATTTTTATTAGTATAGATGAGAAAAGCAGACCGTGATTGGGTTGTCGCTTTTGGGGATATCTCGTGTAATCATCTCGACATCACCTCCCTTGCCTAGCTTCAGGTAATTCCGATTCTGAGGGTTAACTCTCGAAGGTATTGACTTCTGGCAATAGCTAGAGATTTGTTATTAGCTAAAAGCAAATATTATTTGAGCCAAAATTGCTCGATTCCCCCTAACGATGGGTCTGGTAAAACGTCCTTGACTTTTTTCTTTGTCTGTATATACCCATAATAACAAAACAGGCCGCAGGCCTGTTTCACTGTTAGATTAAGAATAATTAATCCTACCTAATCTCGCGCACTACCGGCTTACCGTCAATAATTTCACCGACGAGAATCAGATCAGCAACCCCGACAAATAAACCATTTTCTAAAACCCCCGGCATATTATTAATAGTTCTTTCCAAATCAGCTGGATCATCGATACTATCAAATTTAACATCGATAACTAAATTGCCTTGATCTGTCACCACGGGGCCAGCTTTTTTCACTCCCATGCGGAGAGAAGGTTTACCACCGAGTGCCTCCAATTTTCGCATCACCGGAGTCATGGCCATGGGTAACACTTCCACCGGCAAAAGAAAAGTCGATCCCAACTTGTCCACCAGCTTATTGCCATCCACTACCACGACAAAAATATCGGCGAGACTATCGACAATTTTCTCCTGAGTATGGGCAGCACCGCCGCCTTTAATCAGGTTTTTCTGGGGATCCACCTCATCGGCCCCATCGATAGCGATATCCATCTTTGCGATGACATCGAGGGTAGTGAGGGGAATTCCGTACTTCCTAGCCAAAACTTGCGCTTGAAAAGAAGTAGGAACCCCGACAATATTGCTGATTTCCCCGCTTTGCAGTCTAGCGCCCAGATACTCGATCGCGTAGGCCGTCGTTGAACCAGTTCCCAATCCCACGACCGAATTAGATTGAACTAGATTAGCGGCGGCCTTACCGACCTCCTGTTTCATGATAATGACCGGATCGATTGCTGTCATGATGCACATTCCTAAAAGCGATGTTTTGAACCTCTTAGTTATCGGCTATCCCTTGCCCTCTTGTCAATGGAATTAGGGATTAGTGGCCTGAGCTGCTAACATTTCCTTGAGTTTAGCCAATTCATTAGCCCAACGGGGATCTGGCTGTAAAGCGTCACCATCGCTGGTAACTTTCGGGGCATTATTGCCACCCCGTTCAGCCTTGCGTTTTTTGCCGCCGCCGCCACCACCACTGGATTTGCGCGGTGCTGCCGTCGTCGGTTTCGGAGTCGGTCTTTCGACTTTTTCCGGGGTTTCTACGCTGGCCTCCGGCCCTTCTGCTTCTTCTCCTTCTTCTTTACCTCCCTTGCTGCGGGGGAGAGCTTTCTCGATTTTGATCGGGTTTTCCATGAAGGATTGGCCGTTGTATTTTTCGATAAACTGGTCGGCTAGTTCATCACTAGGGACGGTAACGAAGGCAAAACCGCGACATTTGCCAGTTTTGCGATCTTTGATGACTTTAGTGGTGATCGTATCCCCTTCATCGGCAAAAAGCGCCTGTAATTTTTCGCGCTCGACGGATTCTTTGGGCAAATTACCAACGTATAGACGAACGGACATGATGGATTCCTCCAAGTATAGGGTGATGTAAAAACTTGTGCGACATTCCGTGCCTGTATCCTGATTTTTTTAAGGCAAACAGAGCTAAGGAGGATGTTTCCCAGCGATAAGCTTGTAGTTTCTGCACGATAGCGGCTGTGGCCGTCAATTTCGACTATCCTTAACGATTTCAACGAGAGTAACGGAATCTAGGAGTTACGCTTTTTAGCTTTTAACAGGGCTAATCATTCAACTTACCCGATTTATGTCGCTCTCTTCGATTATTACAGAATGTTTACACAATTTGTCAAATATTTTCTCTCGCTCCGGGCTGCCATGGAAAAAAATAAGTATAACTACTTAAGTATTTGTTCACAGTAAGCAAAATTTTATTAAAACTCTTGCTAAATGTATCATTATATGCTTCTTTCCTTTTGGCGGCGGGGTATCCTAGCTAACGGGAGGGAAAAAGCAAAACCCTCTTTACAGATACATTGACACTTTGTCAAGTATTTGTTACATTAGTTAAAAAAGGTGATACCCATCACCCATCTCGCTTGTTATCAACCACTGTCTTCATCGAGGAGGAACACCATGTCTCAACCGATCGAACTTTCCTTAGAACAACAGTTCAACATTCGTTCTTTTCAGACTCAGGTAGAAAAAATGAGTCAGGAGCAAGCGCAGGATTTCCTGATCAAGCTCTACGAACAAATGATGGTCAGAGAAAATATGTACAAAGCTTTTCTCAAACACCAGTGGGGTCTAGATTCTAATCCCTGGGCTCCCCAATAACTCATTTCACCCCTGTGGGCGACCTCTTTCTCCGGCTGGGTTTCTCCGGAAACGAGCTAGGGATGCGGGGCGCATTTCTTCACCTTTTTAGCTATTCTTAGGGAAGGATAACCGAATTGCTAGGGGTTAATTTATGTTCGAGCGCGCTTTGATCTGTACAGATCTTTTCGATGGTCTCCATCGTCTTGTCCATTGTGTGCCACACTTAGCCCTGAGCGGCTTAAAACAAGTTATCTTCCTCCACAGTATTCCGGTTTGGGAACAACCCACCCTAGCTGCCGTAAATCAAGCGAAAATTGACGCGGCCAAAGAAAAATTATCCCCAGCTTTAGCAAATATTCCCGACGGTATGACAGTTAGTCTGGAAATCTCTAACCGTCGTCCCGTGGATGCCGTACGGGAAATCCTCGCGCATCACTCTATTGACGTGATTTTGATGGGCAATCCCATGCGCGGTGCTGTCCAAGAAAAATTGTTCGGTAGTACCAGTTTAGCGATCGCAGGTATTACCGATATTCCGCTGCTGATTTTCCGACCGCAATTATTATCAGTTTATACTCGCGATGAATTAGCCCTGCGCTGTCAGCATCTCTGGAAACATTTATTAATTCCCTACGATGGCAGTCCCGATGCGATTTATCTAATTGAACAGATGGAAAAATACGCTCAAACCCGCGCCCCTGGGTCTTTTGAGCAATGCCTCCTCGTCCGGGTAGTGGAAAATATCAGTCGCGATCCCGGTGTCACCGAATCTCGTTTAAATGATGCCCGTCGGGAATTAGAATCGGTGCAAGTGCGACTAGAAAAACTCGGTTTGCAAGTACAGAGCGAAGTGCGACAAGGAACACCTGTATTAGAAGTTTTGACGGCAGCAGAAGAAGATGATATCAGTGCGATCGCTGTGGCCACCTGCCATCGTTCCAATATGTTGGAATGGTTAGCCGTGCGTCGGATTAATGAAGATATTCTTCATCAACTGTGGTTCCCCTTATTATTTTTCTCCCCCAAGGGATAAGCTAGAAAAAAGGCTCTCTTGGTTTAGCTGGGTTGGATAAACCACAGAGACACAAAGAACACAGAGAGGAAGACAGATTCGATCAGTAAATCTATCACACAAACCACAAGAGAGCCGAAGATTTTTTTGGGAAAATTAACTTAAGTAAGTAGTTATAATTAAATTAAAAATAGATTTTGCCTCTGATCCCCCCTGCCCCCCTTAATAAGGGGGGTGTCTGACAACTTTTAACAACTACCTACTTAACTGCTCGATTAATCCAATAACTTTAGCCTTAATTTCATCGCGAACTCGGCGAAAAGTTTCGATGGGTTGACCATCGGGATCATCAATTAACCAATCCTCGAAAATTTCCTGTAAAACCCATCCTTCCGGCAGATTGACACCGCAACCACATAGGGAGATAACGGCATCGTAATCTTCAGGATTAAAATCCCTAATTGATTTGGAAGTTTGGTCAGTAATATCGATGCCAATTTCCTGCATAACTTCGATTGCCCCGGGATGAACTTTGGCCGCTTCTAATCCAGAACTGGTGACAGCAATTTTACCCGCACCTAAAGTTTTAGCGAAACCTTCGGCGATTTGGGAACGACAGGAATTTTTTCTACAGGCAAACATGACTTTTTTCATGATTTTAACTCCTAGAAATTGATTTAATTAATAGCTTTATGGGCAATTGTGGCTATTTCTTGGGCGGCTTTTTCCTTCCTTTCACTATAGCGATCGGTCAGATAATCTACCTGATCCCGCAGGAGAATGGTAAACTTATAAAGTTCCTCCATCACATCAATAACCCGATCTCGATAGGGGGAATCTTTCATCGTGCCATCCTCGTGAAACTCCTGATAAGCTTTAGCCACAGAAGATTGATTAGGAATAGTAAACATTCGCATCCAACGACCAAGAATTCGCAGAGTATTAACCGCGTTAAAAGATTGGGAACCTCCGCTTACTTGCATGACTGCTAAAGTGCGGCCTTGAGTGGGACGAATCGCACCAATACTTAAGGGAATCCAATCAATTTGGTTTTTGATAATGCCGCTAATATTGCCGTGAAGTTCGGGAGATGACCAGACTTGACCCTCAGACCATTGACTTAATTCTCGTAATTCCTGTACTTTGGCATGAGTATCGGGAACACTGCCATAAATCGGCAATTCACGGGGATCAAAAAAGCGCACTTCTGCCCCATATTCAGTGATAATTCTGGCCGCTTCTTCTGCTAGTAAACGACTGTAGGAACGTTCCCGCAAAGAGCCATACAGAAAAAGAATCCTTGGTTTGTGAGTCGATTGGAGCATGGTGAATAATTATTTGTAAGAACTCAAGCAACGAGGATCGAGAAGGGTGGCTTTTTCTGGATCTCTGGGAAACCAAAAGGCGGTTTTTTTACAGAATTCTACCAACATTAACATCACAGGTACTTCAATCAATACCCCCACTACTGTCGCTAAAGCGGCCCCCGAATTCAATCCGAATAACATCACCGCAGTGGCGATTGCGACCTCAAAATGATTACTAGCACCAATTAAAGCAGCGGGAGCCGCATCTTCGTAAACTAAATTGAGTTTGAGAGCGGCCACATAACTAAGTAAAAAAATCAGATTAGTTTGAATAAACAGGGGAATAGCAATCAGGAAAATATGCAGGGGATTACTAACAATTAAATCGCCTTTGAAAGCAAAGAGGAGGATTAAGGTTAACAATAAGGCAGTGATTGCCACAGGACTGAGATAGTGAAGAAAACGCGATTCAAACCAGGCGCGTCCTTTATGTTTAAAAATCCAGTGACGGCTATAGATACCAGCAATAAGCGGTAAACCAACGTAGATTAACACAGAAAAAACAATGGTCTGCCAAGGGACTACAAAATTATTAGCTGCCAGTAACCATTTACCTAGAGGAGCGTAGAGAAAAAGCATCGCTAGGGAATTGACTGCTACCATAATTAGGGTATGACCCTGGTTACTGTAGGAAAGATAGCCCCACATCAAGACCATGGCCGTACAGGGAGCAATTCCTAGTAAAATAGCTCCAGCAGTGTAGGAACTAGCTAAACTTACCGTCTGTCCTCGGATAATCTCCGTTTGACTCAACCAAGGCAGAAACAGCCAGCCGAGAAAAAATTGAGCCAGCGCCACCATGGTAAAGGGTTTGATCAGCCAATTAACCACTAAAGTTAAAATAACTGGTTTGGGAGTACGGGCAGCCCGAAGAGCTTGAGAAAAGTCGATCTTAACCATGATCGGATACATCATGAAGAAAAGACAGATGGCGATCGGAATAGAAACGTTATAGATACTCATGGCATCTAAAGTCTGCGCTACGTCCGGAAATGACCGACCGAGGGCAATTCCCGCCAAAATACAGAAAATAACCCAAAGGGTAAGGTATTTTTCAAAAATACTAAGGCTACCGCCAGCTTTGGCGGCTTTAGGATTGATTTGATTAGTCATCGCACAAAGGTGGAAAGGGAATAATGGGAGATTGGGCAACCCACCTTTATTATTTCAAAAAAAGTTGATATGTCAAGGGTAAAAGCTAGTCATAAAGCTTTAATATTTCTAAAAATCTTGATCGGTTACTGATTTTCCTCGCAGAAACGAGCGGGGACGAGGGCGGCAAAACGACGATATTCGGATAGATATTCTTCTAGGAGAAGAAATTGAGATAGATTCAGGCTGTAGTAGATCCAACGACCCTCTTGACGACTGCGGACTAAATTAGCTTCTTTTAGCGTTTTTAGGTGAAAAGATAATTTAGATTGGGCGATATCGAGATGGTCGCGCAATTCACAGACGCATAATTCCTGATGTCGCAACAGTTGCAAAATTTGCAGCCGTAGGGGATCCGAGAGTGCCTGAAAACCAGTGTAAATTTGGGTTAACGAGTCGGGAGATGTGGTCAGAGAGTTGAACATTGAGATGGTCCCTCGGTGGGAAGGAAAGAGGAAAGCGGGAAAATTCAGAATTGCAACAAAACTTTATGTATTTTTGTATCGAATCAGGAAAACCAGCGAATCATCCCCTGTATGATAGACAATGGTTTTGACCAGATTAGCCCTTAAAATCATTGTAAACAGGTTAGGAGACATCATGGAATTATTTGCGGCTCTCAATTTAGAACCCATTTTTCAACTCACCTTCGTGGCGCTAATCATGTTAG is a genomic window containing:
- a CDS encoding ArsR/SmtB family transcription factor, with the translated sequence MFNSLTTSPDSLTQIYTGFQALSDPLRLQILQLLRHQELCVCELRDHLDIAQSKLSFHLKTLKEANLVRSRQEGRWIYYSLNLSQFLLLEEYLSEYRRFAALVPARFCEENQ
- a CDS encoding RNA recognition motif domain-containing protein; protein product: MSVRLYVGNLPKESVEREKLQALFADEGDTITTKVIKDRKTGKCRGFAFVTVPSDELADQFIEKYNGQSFMENPIKIEKALPRSKGGKEEGEEAEGPEASVETPEKVERPTPKPTTAAPRKSSGGGGGGKKRKAERGGNNAPKVTSDGDALQPDPRWANELAKLKEMLAAQATNP
- the arsC gene encoding arsenate reductase, glutathione/glutaredoxin type — its product is MKKVMFACRKNSCRSQIAEGFAKTLGAGKIAVTSSGLEAAKVHPGAIEVMQEIGIDITDQTSKSIRDFNPEDYDAVISLCGCGVNLPEGWVLQEIFEDWLIDDPDGQPIETFRRVRDEIKAKVIGLIEQLSR
- a CDS encoding NblA/ycf18 family protein, translating into MSQPIELSLEQQFNIRSFQTQVEKMSQEQAQDFLIKLYEQMMVRENMYKAFLKHQWGLDSNPWAPQ
- the rpiA gene encoding ribose-5-phosphate isomerase RpiA; this translates as MTAIDPVIIMKQEVGKAAANLVQSNSVVGLGTGSTTAYAIEYLGARLQSGEISNIVGVPTSFQAQVLARKYGIPLTTLDVIAKMDIAIDGADEVDPQKNLIKGGGAAHTQEKIVDSLADIFVVVVDGNKLVDKLGSTFLLPVEVLPMAMTPVMRKLEALGGKPSLRMGVKKAGPVVTDQGNLVIDVKFDSIDDPADLERTINNMPGVLENGLFVGVADLILVGEIIDGKPVVREIR
- the psb30 gene encoding photosystem II reaction center protein Ycf12/Psb30; translated protein: MELFAALNLEPIFQLTFVALIMLAGPFVIFLLAFRGGDL
- a CDS encoding universal stress protein; the encoded protein is MFERALICTDLFDGLHRLVHCVPHLALSGLKQVIFLHSIPVWEQPTLAAVNQAKIDAAKEKLSPALANIPDGMTVSLEISNRRPVDAVREILAHHSIDVILMGNPMRGAVQEKLFGSTSLAIAGITDIPLLIFRPQLLSVYTRDELALRCQHLWKHLLIPYDGSPDAIYLIEQMEKYAQTRAPGSFEQCLLVRVVENISRDPGVTESRLNDARRELESVQVRLEKLGLQVQSEVRQGTPVLEVLTAAEEDDISAIAVATCHRSNMLEWLAVRRINEDILHQLWFPLLFFSPKG
- the arsB gene encoding ACR3 family arsenite efflux transporter — its product is MTNQINPKAAKAGGSLSIFEKYLTLWVIFCILAGIALGRSFPDVAQTLDAMSIYNVSIPIAICLFFMMYPIMVKIDFSQALRAARTPKPVILTLVVNWLIKPFTMVALAQFFLGWLFLPWLSQTEIIRGQTVSLASSYTAGAILLGIAPCTAMVLMWGYLSYSNQGHTLIMVAVNSLAMLFLYAPLGKWLLAANNFVVPWQTIVFSVLIYVGLPLIAGIYSRHWIFKHKGRAWFESRFLHYLSPVAITALLLTLILLFAFKGDLIVSNPLHIFLIAIPLFIQTNLIFLLSYVAALKLNLVYEDAAPAALIGASNHFEVAIATAVMLFGLNSGAALATVVGVLIEVPVMLMLVEFCKKTAFWFPRDPEKATLLDPRCLSSYK
- the arsH gene encoding arsenical resistance protein ArsH gives rise to the protein MLQSTHKPRILFLYGSLRERSYSRLLAEEAARIITEYGAEVRFFDPRELPIYGSVPDTHAKVQELRELSQWSEGQVWSSPELHGNISGIIKNQIDWIPLSIGAIRPTQGRTLAVMQVSGGSQSFNAVNTLRILGRWMRMFTIPNQSSVAKAYQEFHEDGTMKDSPYRDRVIDVMEELYKFTILLRDQVDYLTDRYSERKEKAAQEIATIAHKAIN